From a single Eriocheir sinensis breed Jianghai 21 chromosome 18, ASM2467909v1, whole genome shotgun sequence genomic region:
- the LOC127000436 gene encoding uncharacterized Golgi apparatus membrane protein-like protein CG5021 isoform X2, with protein MANNSSIMYGEDLDQVPLLDNEEPLDFGEEDLPKGRLKHPIVTTFHLLFRTAALLVYEFCGIFSSSFIGPFILIIILLSLDFWTVKNITGRLMVGLRWWNYIDDEGQSHWVFEAKKGRVSKTEVRVFWVALVAFPVFWSIIFLIAIVFSKFQWAIVVVIALTLSGSNLYGYVRCKLGKSDSITESFKNMAAGLVQKQMVSNMTNMFTRAPPTATPSSTV; from the exons atggccaACAAC AGTTCCATTATGTATGGTGAAGATCTTGACCAG GTCCCTCTACTCGACAACGAAGAACCTCTAGATTTTGGAGAAGAAGACTTACCAAAAGGAAGACTTAA ACACCCAATAGTGAcaaccttccacctcctctttcgcACGGCAGCGCTCCTGGTCTACGAGTTTTGTGGGATATTCTCCAGCAGCTTCATTGGGCCGTTCATATTAATTATCATCCTTCTCTCACTAGACTTTTGGACAGTCAAAAACattacag GTCGCTTGATGGTTGGGCTAAGATGGTGGAACTACATAGATGATGAGGGGCAGAGTCACTGGGTGTTTGAGGCCAAAAAA GGCCGCGTGTCCAAGACGGAGGTGCGGGTGTTCTGGGTGGCTCTGGTCGCCTTTCCTGTCTTCTGGTCCATCATCTTCCTTATCGCCATCGTGTTCAGCAAGTTCCAGTGGGCT ATCGTTGTCGTGATTGCCCTCACCCTGAGTGGCAGCAACCTGTATGGGTATGTGCGGTGCAAGTTGGGCAAGTCAGACAGCATCACAGAGTCCTTCAAAAACATGGCTGCAGGGCTGGTCCAGAAGCAAATGGTATCCAAT ATGACCAACATGTTCACCCGAGCCCCGCCCACCGCCACGCCTAGCAGTACGGTGTGA
- the LOC127000436 gene encoding uncharacterized Golgi apparatus membrane protein-like protein CG5021 isoform X3 translates to MARLSWVIGFVPLLDNEEPLDFGEEDLPKGRLKHPIVTTFHLLFRTAALLVYEFCGIFSSSFIGPFILIIILLSLDFWTVKNITGRLMVGLRWWNYIDDEGQSHWVFEAKKGGLQGRVSKTEVRVFWVALVAFPVFWSIIFLIAIVFSKFQWAIVVVIALTLSGSNLYGYVRCKLGKSDSITESFKNMAAGLVQKQMVSNMTNMFTRAPPTATPSSTV, encoded by the exons ATGGCTAGATTAAGTTGGGTTATTGGTTTT GTCCCTCTACTCGACAACGAAGAACCTCTAGATTTTGGAGAAGAAGACTTACCAAAAGGAAGACTTAA ACACCCAATAGTGAcaaccttccacctcctctttcgcACGGCAGCGCTCCTGGTCTACGAGTTTTGTGGGATATTCTCCAGCAGCTTCATTGGGCCGTTCATATTAATTATCATCCTTCTCTCACTAGACTTTTGGACAGTCAAAAACattacag GTCGCTTGATGGTTGGGCTAAGATGGTGGAACTACATAGATGATGAGGGGCAGAGTCACTGGGTGTTTGAGGCCAAAAAA GGTGGTCTGCAGGGCCGCGTGTCCAAGACGGAGGTGCGGGTGTTCTGGGTGGCTCTGGTCGCCTTTCCTGTCTTCTGGTCCATCATCTTCCTTATCGCCATCGTGTTCAGCAAGTTCCAGTGGGCT ATCGTTGTCGTGATTGCCCTCACCCTGAGTGGCAGCAACCTGTATGGGTATGTGCGGTGCAAGTTGGGCAAGTCAGACAGCATCACAGAGTCCTTCAAAAACATGGCTGCAGGGCTGGTCCAGAAGCAAATGGTATCCAAT ATGACCAACATGTTCACCCGAGCCCCGCCCACCGCCACGCCTAGCAGTACGGTGTGA
- the LOC127000436 gene encoding uncharacterized Golgi apparatus membrane protein-like protein CG5021 isoform X4: MANNVPLLDNEEPLDFGEEDLPKGRLKHPIVTTFHLLFRTAALLVYEFCGIFSSSFIGPFILIIILLSLDFWTVKNITGRLMVGLRWWNYIDDEGQSHWVFEAKKGGLQGRVSKTEVRVFWVALVAFPVFWSIIFLIAIVFSKFQWAIVVVIALTLSGSNLYGYVRCKLGKSDSITESFKNMAAGLVQKQMVSNMTNMFTRAPPTATPSSTV, translated from the exons atggccaACAAC GTCCCTCTACTCGACAACGAAGAACCTCTAGATTTTGGAGAAGAAGACTTACCAAAAGGAAGACTTAA ACACCCAATAGTGAcaaccttccacctcctctttcgcACGGCAGCGCTCCTGGTCTACGAGTTTTGTGGGATATTCTCCAGCAGCTTCATTGGGCCGTTCATATTAATTATCATCCTTCTCTCACTAGACTTTTGGACAGTCAAAAACattacag GTCGCTTGATGGTTGGGCTAAGATGGTGGAACTACATAGATGATGAGGGGCAGAGTCACTGGGTGTTTGAGGCCAAAAAA GGTGGTCTGCAGGGCCGCGTGTCCAAGACGGAGGTGCGGGTGTTCTGGGTGGCTCTGGTCGCCTTTCCTGTCTTCTGGTCCATCATCTTCCTTATCGCCATCGTGTTCAGCAAGTTCCAGTGGGCT ATCGTTGTCGTGATTGCCCTCACCCTGAGTGGCAGCAACCTGTATGGGTATGTGCGGTGCAAGTTGGGCAAGTCAGACAGCATCACAGAGTCCTTCAAAAACATGGCTGCAGGGCTGGTCCAGAAGCAAATGGTATCCAAT ATGACCAACATGTTCACCCGAGCCCCGCCCACCGCCACGCCTAGCAGTACGGTGTGA
- the LOC127000436 gene encoding uncharacterized Golgi apparatus membrane protein-like protein CG5021 isoform X1 encodes MANNSSIMYGEDLDQVPLLDNEEPLDFGEEDLPKGRLKHPIVTTFHLLFRTAALLVYEFCGIFSSSFIGPFILIIILLSLDFWTVKNITGRLMVGLRWWNYIDDEGQSHWVFEAKKGGLQGRVSKTEVRVFWVALVAFPVFWSIIFLIAIVFSKFQWAIVVVIALTLSGSNLYGYVRCKLGKSDSITESFKNMAAGLVQKQMVSNMTNMFTRAPPTATPSSTV; translated from the exons atggccaACAAC AGTTCCATTATGTATGGTGAAGATCTTGACCAG GTCCCTCTACTCGACAACGAAGAACCTCTAGATTTTGGAGAAGAAGACTTACCAAAAGGAAGACTTAA ACACCCAATAGTGAcaaccttccacctcctctttcgcACGGCAGCGCTCCTGGTCTACGAGTTTTGTGGGATATTCTCCAGCAGCTTCATTGGGCCGTTCATATTAATTATCATCCTTCTCTCACTAGACTTTTGGACAGTCAAAAACattacag GTCGCTTGATGGTTGGGCTAAGATGGTGGAACTACATAGATGATGAGGGGCAGAGTCACTGGGTGTTTGAGGCCAAAAAA GGTGGTCTGCAGGGCCGCGTGTCCAAGACGGAGGTGCGGGTGTTCTGGGTGGCTCTGGTCGCCTTTCCTGTCTTCTGGTCCATCATCTTCCTTATCGCCATCGTGTTCAGCAAGTTCCAGTGGGCT ATCGTTGTCGTGATTGCCCTCACCCTGAGTGGCAGCAACCTGTATGGGTATGTGCGGTGCAAGTTGGGCAAGTCAGACAGCATCACAGAGTCCTTCAAAAACATGGCTGCAGGGCTGGTCCAGAAGCAAATGGTATCCAAT ATGACCAACATGTTCACCCGAGCCCCGCCCACCGCCACGCCTAGCAGTACGGTGTGA